One genomic window of Anaplasma centrale str. Israel includes the following:
- the rpoC gene encoding DNA-directed RNA polymerase subunit beta' — MKMLDLYGYTSIAQSFDKICISIASPESIRAMSYGEIKDISTTNYRTFKVEKGGLFCPKIFGPVNDDECLCGKYRKKRYRGIVCEKCGVEVTSSKVRRERMGHIELVSPVAHVWFLKSLPSRIGALLDMPMKSIESILYSGDFVVIDPMTTPFSRGEVISESVYNQARDAYGDEGFVALTGAEAIRELLVRLDLGAIRSGLRSELESTSSEMKRKKVVKRLRIIENFIASGNRPEWMILTVIPVLPPDLRPLVSLENGRPAVSDLNHHYRTIINRNNRLEKLLRLNPPAIMIRNEKRMLQEAVDGLFDSSRRSYVSSRAGSMGYKKSLSDMLKGKQGRFRQNLLGKRVDYSGRSVIVVGPGLKLHQCGLPKKMALELFKPFICSKLKMYGVAPTVKLANKMIQSEKPEVWDVLDEVIKEHPILLNRAPTLHRLGLQAFDPVLIEGKAIQLHPLVCSAFNADFDGDQMAVHVPLSLEAQLEARVLMMSTNNILSPSNGRPIIVPSKDIVLGIYYLTLQKAHAPDQEVMAFGEFSHVEYALHEGIVHTSSKIKYKMQRSSDDGTVVSEVVETTPGRLILWQIFPKHKDLTFDLVNQVLTVKEITSIVDLVYRSCGQKETVEFSDKLMCLGFQCASQSGISFGCKDMVIPDTKAAHVENASEKIKEFSIQYQDGLITRSERYNKVVDEWSKCTDLIARDMMKAISLSDAEGKLNSIYMMANSGARGSASQMKQLAGMRGLMAKPSGEIIETPIISNFREGLSVFEYFNSTHGARKGLADTALKTANSGYLTRRLVDVAQDCTVVEYDCKTKGGVVARAVIEGGAVVATLDSVVLGRVAAVDTYNPVTGELLFSAGELIDEGKVEKIKAAGLDAVRVRSPLTCESKKGICSLCYGRDLAVGDLVSIGEAVGVIAAQSVGEPGTQLTMRTFHVGGTAMRGVEVSNLIAVLDAKVKLVNSNVVTDKYGDQIVMSRSCEVVLLDSVGNEKMRHSVPYGAKLYVSDEQPVKMMDKMAEWDPYTIPIITEKTGTIKYVDLIYGVSINEVLDESTGISNRVVIDWKLHLQGANLRPRLVLLDEDGNIATLSNDLEANYFVPIGAVLNVQDGQKVHAGDVITRIPRESIKTRDITGGLPRVIELFEARRPKEHAIVSDVDGYVEFGKDYYRSKRRIFIRPVDKSLPAVEYLVPKGKHTIVNEGDFVHKGDLLMDGDPDQHDILRVLGAEALASYMISEIQQVYRLQGVRIDNKHIEVILRQMLQKVEITDPGDTMYLVGEHAGREEVMRLNRKLEEAGKRTVAYVPILQGITKASLDTNSFISAASFQETTKVLTEAAFSGKEDSLYGLKENVIVGRLIPAGTGFIMNKVKKLAMLDQSDYATYYNSELREIMGDLGNELIAESESSSCRGGEGHLGNGGGVLDY, encoded by the coding sequence ATGAAGATGCTGGATTTGTACGGCTATACCAGTATAGCGCAGTCGTTTGATAAGATTTGCATATCTATCGCTAGTCCTGAGAGCATCAGGGCGATGTCTTACGGCGAGATTAAGGATATCTCCACTACCAACTATCGCACATTTAAGGTTGAAAAAGGCGGTCTTTTCTGCCCGAAAATCTTTGGTCCTGTGAACGATGACGAGTGTCTTTGTGGGAAATACAGGAAGAAGCGGTACAGAGGCATAGTGTGCGAGAAGTGTGGGGTTGAGGTCACTTCTTCCAAGGTGAGACGGGAAAGAATGGGGCATATAGAGCTCGTTTCCCCTGTTGCGCACGTGTGGTTCTTGAAGTCCTTGCCTTCCCGTATAGGGGCGTTGCTTGACATGCCCATGAAGTCTATTGAAAGCATCCTCTACAGCGGCGACTTTGTGGTTATTGATCCTATGACTACCCCGTTTTCCAGGGGGGAAGTCATAAGTGAGAGCGTTTACAACCAAGCCCGAGATGCATACGGAGATGAGGGTTTTGTTGCCTTGACTGGAGCTGAGGCCATAAGAGAATTGCTGGTAAGGCTGGATCTCGGTGCAATCAGGTCTGGATTGAGGAGCGAGCTTGAGTCCACCTCCTCTGAAATGAAAAGAAAAAAGGTGGTCAAAAGATTGCGAATTATTGAGAACTTTATCGCTTCAGGCAATAGACCTGAGTGGATGATACTGACCGTGATTCCCGTGTTGCCGCCGGATCTGAGACCCTTGGTTTCTTTGGAAAATGGCAGACCTGCGGTTTCTGATCTGAATCACCACTACAGGACGATTATAAACCGTAATAACAGGTTGGAGAAACTGCTCAGGCTCAACCCACCCGCGATTATGATCCGCAATGAAAAGCGAATGCTGCAAGAGGCTGTGGATGGGCTTTTCGATAGCAGTAGGCGTAGCTACGTTTCAAGTAGAGCTGGAAGCATGGGCTACAAAAAGTCCCTGAGCGACATGCTCAAGGGTAAGCAGGGGCGGTTCAGGCAGAATTTGCTAGGTAAGAGGGTAGACTACTCCGGGAGATCTGTAATCGTTGTTGGGCCTGGGCTGAAACTACACCAATGTGGTCTGCCCAAGAAGATGGCTCTGGAGCTTTTCAAGCCGTTTATTTGCTCTAAGCTCAAGATGTACGGGGTGGCGCCAACCGTGAAGCTTGCGAACAAGATGATTCAGAGCGAGAAGCCGGAGGTTTGGGATGTCTTGGATGAGGTAATAAAAGAGCATCCGATATTGCTAAACAGAGCCCCCACCCTGCACAGGCTGGGTCTGCAAGCGTTTGATCCGGTGCTCATAGAAGGTAAGGCCATACAGCTACATCCGCTCGTGTGTAGTGCTTTTAATGCGGACTTCGACGGAGACCAAATGGCGGTGCATGTTCCTCTATCCCTCGAGGCACAGCTTGAAGCCAGGGTGTTGATGATGTCGACAAACAACATTCTTAGCCCCTCAAACGGTAGGCCGATCATTGTTCCATCCAAGGATATTGTTCTGGGAATATATTACCTGACGCTGCAAAAGGCGCACGCGCCCGACCAGGAGGTTATGGCCTTTGGAGAGTTCAGTCACGTGGAGTATGCCCTGCATGAGGGGATAGTGCACACATCTTCCAAGATAAAATACAAGATGCAGCGCTCTAGTGATGACGGTACCGTCGTGAGCGAGGTTGTTGAGACGACTCCGGGTAGGCTGATTCTGTGGCAGATTTTTCCCAAGCACAAGGATCTGACTTTCGATCTTGTGAACCAGGTGCTTACTGTGAAGGAGATTACGTCTATAGTTGACTTAGTGTATAGAAGTTGCGGGCAGAAGGAGACGGTAGAATTTTCTGATAAACTGATGTGTCTGGGCTTTCAGTGCGCATCGCAGTCTGGTATCTCCTTTGGTTGCAAGGACATGGTTATTCCTGATACCAAAGCGGCGCACGTGGAAAATGCGAGCGAAAAGATCAAGGAGTTTTCCATCCAATATCAGGATGGATTAATTACTCGGAGTGAGCGCTACAACAAGGTTGTGGACGAATGGTCCAAATGTACGGACCTAATTGCCAGAGACATGATGAAGGCGATATCTTTATCTGACGCAGAGGGAAAGTTGAATTCCATCTACATGATGGCGAACTCTGGTGCCAGGGGTTCTGCATCTCAGATGAAGCAGCTAGCCGGCATGCGTGGGCTCATGGCCAAGCCTTCTGGTGAGATCATCGAAACTCCGATTATCTCAAATTTCCGTGAGGGATTGAGTGTGTTTGAGTATTTTAACTCCACCCATGGAGCGCGTAAGGGGCTTGCTGATACTGCGTTGAAAACTGCAAACTCGGGGTATCTTACCCGTAGGCTTGTGGATGTAGCGCAAGACTGTACAGTTGTTGAGTATGACTGCAAAACCAAAGGTGGGGTTGTTGCCAGGGCGGTGATAGAAGGCGGCGCTGTTGTGGCAACGCTTGACAGCGTGGTGCTGGGTAGGGTTGCTGCTGTTGACACTTATAACCCCGTGACCGGGGAGTTGCTGTTTAGTGCTGGTGAGCTAATAGACGAGGGGAAGGTTGAGAAGATAAAAGCGGCTGGATTGGATGCGGTGAGGGTGCGGTCCCCGCTGACTTGTGAGTCCAAGAAGGGGATTTGCTCGCTGTGCTATGGTAGGGATCTTGCTGTTGGGGATTTGGTGTCTATAGGTGAGGCTGTTGGTGTAATAGCTGCACAATCTGTAGGTGAGCCTGGTACTCAGCTGACCATGCGTACATTCCACGTTGGCGGCACCGCTATGAGGGGTGTGGAGGTGTCCAACCTAATAGCTGTGTTGGATGCCAAGGTAAAGTTGGTGAATAGCAACGTGGTCACCGACAAGTATGGAGATCAAATAGTGATGAGTCGGTCATGTGAGGTGGTGCTCCTTGATAGCGTTGGCAACGAGAAGATGCGGCATAGTGTGCCTTACGGTGCAAAGCTTTACGTTTCGGATGAACAGCCGGTTAAGATGATGGACAAAATGGCCGAGTGGGATCCTTACACTATACCTATCATTACAGAAAAGACGGGGACCATAAAGTATGTTGACCTTATCTACGGTGTGTCTATAAACGAAGTTTTGGATGAGTCCACCGGCATATCGAACAGGGTCGTTATAGACTGGAAATTACATCTCCAGGGGGCAAATTTGAGGCCGAGGCTGGTGCTTCTGGATGAGGATGGCAACATTGCAACTTTGTCTAATGATCTGGAGGCGAACTACTTTGTGCCTATAGGTGCTGTGCTAAACGTTCAGGATGGACAGAAGGTGCATGCGGGAGATGTGATTACCAGAATACCCAGAGAGTCTATTAAGACTAGAGACATTACTGGTGGGCTACCCAGGGTTATTGAGCTGTTTGAAGCGCGTCGCCCCAAGGAACACGCTATTGTGAGTGACGTTGATGGCTATGTAGAATTTGGCAAGGATTATTATCGCTCCAAGCGCCGCATATTCATACGACCTGTAGATAAAAGCCTTCCTGCAGTGGAATATTTGGTGCCCAAGGGTAAGCACACAATAGTGAACGAGGGTGACTTTGTGCACAAGGGTGATCTGCTTATGGATGGGGATCCAGACCAGCATGATATACTCAGAGTTTTAGGAGCGGAAGCCCTGGCCAGCTATATGATTTCTGAAATACAGCAGGTATACAGACTGCAGGGTGTTAGGATAGACAACAAGCACATTGAGGTTATCCTCAGGCAGATGTTGCAGAAAGTGGAAATCACCGATCCGGGTGATACTATGTACCTGGTTGGTGAACATGCCGGCCGTGAAGAAGTGATGCGGTTAAATCGGAAGCTGGAAGAAGCTGGAAAGAGGACCGTTGCATATGTGCCGATTCTTCAGGGTATTACCAAAGCAAGTCTTGACACCAACTCTTTCATTTCCGCAGCTTCGTTCCAGGAAACCACTAAAGTCTTGACCGAAGCGGCGTTTTCCGGAAAGGAAGATTCTCTATACGGACTGAAAGAGAATGTAATAGTTGGTAGGCTAATACCCGCGGGTACGGGGTTCATTATGAACAAAGTGAAGAAGTTGGCGATGCTTGATCAGAGTGACTATGCAACCTACTATAACAGCGAACTTCGGGAGATCATGGGCGATCTAGGTAATGAGTTGATTGCGGAGAGTGAATCCTCTTCGTGTCGCGGTGGCGAGGGCCATTTGGGGAATGGCGGCGGAGTTTTAGACTACTGA
- the rpoB gene encoding DNA-directed RNA polymerase subunit beta: protein MSSAGGSSGPGYVLNDFDAVPRLSYAKSIDIRDSLTDLIRIQRDSYDAFIGIDRGGSSGIQSIFQAMFPIRDLLGRAVLEFVGYNIGEPQYDEYECIKRGITFSVPIRITLRFVVWKVQEVSFKEVKYVVDEGTSERSVKYMKEQEVSIGDLPMMTSYGTFIINGIERVIVSQMHRSPGVFFDSDKGKTYSSGKLIYSARVIPYRGSWLDFEFDIKDIIYFRIDKKRKLPVSYLLKALGMSNNDILDSFYDKVLYVRCDKGWRVPFIVDRFKGVRLSYDLMDVDGNVLVKANTRITLRIAKKLHADGLREYLVPFSGIAGMFVATDLVDPGSGAVIIHAGETITPEHIVKLELFDISEIAFLNIDFLTVGPYVLNTLFLDKNMTQEDALFEIYRVLRSGESPNLDAVRSFFKGLFFESERYDLSVVGRIKLNSHLGLDVDENLTVLTKEDIVQVVKKLVLLRDGEGVVDDIDHLGNRRVRSVGEFIENQFRIGILRLERMIMDYMSSVNFDNAMPCDFVNPKVLATVLKDFFSSSQLSQFMDQTNPLSEVTHKRRLSALGPGGLTRERAGFEVRDVHPTHYGRICPIETPEGQNIGLISSLAIYAKINKYGFIESPYRKVENRVVTDKVEYLLAMQEGDYYIADAGAAIDKNNRFVDDMLYCRHGGNFVMVKSEDVDYVDVSPKQIVSVAASLIPFLENNDANRALMGSNMQRQAVPLLKSEAPLVGTGMESVVAAGSGAVVLAKRDGIVHRVDGSYIVIRAFDSSKDECLGVDIYRLRKFQRSNHNTCINQRPVVRLGDYVKANDVIADGSAIDRGELALGKNVLVAFMSWQGYNFEDSIVISSDVVKRDVFTSIHIEEFECVVRDTPLGPEKIMRSVPDVNEESLSHLDDVGIVNIGAEVSASSILVGKVTPRPPVSLPPETKLLVTIFGEKVFDCVDSSLYLPPDVEGTVIDVHVFVRRGVEENDRSLLIKQSEISSFVKERDYEIDVVSEYFHDELKKLLRNAGVKVKGHSDLDSFFAEASDDALWNTGLADVKVADKVKDMRERFDSIVGEAHRKFEQKVDKLNYGYDLPQGVLTIVKVFVAVKHNLQPGDKMAGRHGNKGVISRIVPAEDMPHLEDGTPVDIILNSLGVPSRMNIGQILETHLGWAAVNLGKKIGRILDGGGPSMIADLRDFLDKIYDGQKLKDDVASMSDEALLVFANRLRKGVPMAAPVFEGPKDAQISKLLELAEVDPSGQVDLYDGRLGKKFDRKITVGYIYMLKLHHLVDDKIHARSVGPYGLVTQQPLGGKSHFGGQRFGEMECWALQAYGAAYTLQEMLTVKSDDIVGRVKIYESIIKGDSNFECGIPESFNVMVKELRSLCLNVVLKQDKEFTSGEVE, encoded by the coding sequence ATGTCTTCTGCGGGTGGTTCTTCTGGTCCCGGGTATGTGCTGAATGATTTTGACGCTGTTCCTAGGCTCTCTTACGCGAAATCCATAGACATTCGCGACTCTTTGACGGATCTCATAAGGATACAGAGAGATTCTTATGACGCGTTCATAGGCATAGACAGGGGTGGTAGCAGCGGTATACAGAGCATCTTTCAGGCCATGTTCCCCATACGCGATCTCCTGGGCAGAGCAGTACTCGAGTTTGTGGGTTACAACATAGGTGAGCCGCAGTATGATGAGTACGAGTGTATCAAGCGTGGGATTACCTTCTCCGTTCCCATACGGATTACTCTGCGCTTTGTTGTGTGGAAAGTGCAGGAGGTATCCTTCAAGGAAGTCAAATATGTAGTTGATGAAGGAACCTCGGAGCGCAGCGTCAAATACATGAAGGAGCAGGAGGTCTCCATTGGTGATTTGCCGATGATGACTTCTTATGGGACTTTCATAATAAACGGCATAGAGCGGGTTATAGTTTCACAGATGCACCGTTCCCCTGGGGTCTTTTTTGACAGCGACAAGGGTAAAACTTATAGTTCAGGTAAACTCATATATTCCGCGCGCGTTATACCTTATAGGGGCTCTTGGCTCGATTTCGAATTTGATATCAAAGACATAATTTATTTTCGCATAGACAAGAAGAGAAAGCTTCCCGTTTCCTACCTGTTGAAAGCCTTGGGAATGTCAAATAATGACATCCTTGATTCCTTTTATGACAAGGTGCTTTATGTGAGGTGCGACAAGGGGTGGAGGGTGCCGTTCATTGTTGACCGCTTCAAAGGCGTGCGTCTTTCCTACGATCTCATGGATGTTGACGGCAACGTGCTTGTGAAAGCCAATACCAGGATTACTTTGAGAATTGCGAAGAAGCTGCACGCTGACGGGCTTAGGGAGTATTTGGTTCCGTTCTCTGGCATTGCTGGGATGTTTGTTGCGACTGATCTCGTGGATCCTGGTAGTGGTGCCGTTATCATACACGCTGGTGAAACCATAACACCTGAGCACATTGTGAAACTGGAGCTGTTCGACATCAGCGAAATTGCGTTTTTGAATATCGATTTTCTTACAGTTGGTCCGTACGTGTTGAACACGCTGTTCCTGGACAAAAATATGACACAGGAAGATGCGCTGTTCGAAATTTACAGGGTGCTCCGCTCTGGAGAGTCCCCCAATCTTGATGCGGTAAGGTCCTTTTTCAAGGGACTGTTTTTCGAATCGGAAAGGTACGACCTGTCGGTTGTTGGTAGGATCAAGCTAAACAGTCACCTGGGTCTTGATGTTGACGAGAACCTAACCGTGCTTACCAAGGAAGATATAGTGCAGGTGGTGAAGAAGCTGGTTCTGCTGCGTGATGGTGAGGGTGTTGTTGACGACATAGATCATCTTGGCAACAGGAGAGTTAGGTCTGTTGGAGAGTTCATTGAAAATCAGTTCAGGATAGGGATTTTGCGGTTAGAGCGCATGATTATGGACTACATGTCATCGGTGAATTTTGACAATGCAATGCCCTGTGATTTCGTCAACCCCAAGGTGCTAGCTACCGTACTTAAAGACTTTTTCAGCTCCTCGCAGCTGTCTCAGTTTATGGATCAGACGAATCCTCTGTCTGAAGTCACACACAAGCGTAGGCTGTCTGCCCTGGGTCCCGGTGGTTTGACAAGGGAAAGGGCGGGCTTTGAGGTGCGTGACGTGCATCCCACACATTATGGAAGGATATGCCCGATAGAAACTCCAGAAGGTCAGAATATTGGCCTGATAAGCAGCCTTGCGATATATGCCAAAATTAACAAGTATGGGTTTATCGAGAGCCCTTACCGCAAGGTTGAAAATCGAGTGGTGACAGATAAGGTGGAATACCTGTTGGCAATGCAGGAGGGCGACTATTACATAGCTGATGCTGGGGCGGCCATAGACAAAAACAACCGTTTTGTGGATGATATGCTCTACTGTAGACATGGCGGTAACTTCGTGATGGTGAAAAGCGAGGATGTTGACTATGTCGACGTTTCTCCCAAGCAAATAGTGTCTGTAGCGGCCTCCCTCATTCCGTTTTTGGAGAATAACGACGCGAACCGTGCTCTAATGGGTTCGAATATGCAGCGTCAAGCTGTGCCCCTGTTGAAGTCTGAGGCCCCCTTGGTCGGCACTGGAATGGAGTCCGTGGTTGCTGCTGGGTCTGGTGCGGTGGTGCTGGCGAAGCGAGATGGTATCGTGCACCGCGTAGATGGGTCCTATATAGTGATCCGGGCTTTTGACTCCAGCAAGGACGAGTGTCTGGGCGTAGATATCTACAGGCTTAGGAAGTTTCAGCGCTCCAATCACAACACTTGTATTAATCAGCGGCCTGTGGTTAGGCTCGGGGACTATGTAAAGGCCAATGATGTAATTGCGGATGGTTCGGCGATTGATAGAGGGGAACTGGCACTTGGAAAGAATGTACTTGTGGCCTTTATGTCCTGGCAGGGTTACAACTTTGAAGATTCTATAGTGATTTCGAGTGACGTTGTTAAGCGGGACGTGTTTACCTCCATACACATAGAAGAGTTTGAGTGTGTTGTAAGGGATACTCCTCTGGGCCCCGAAAAGATAATGCGATCTGTGCCTGATGTGAATGAAGAGAGTCTTAGTCACCTGGACGATGTTGGGATTGTAAATATCGGTGCTGAGGTCTCTGCAAGTAGCATCCTAGTGGGTAAGGTTACACCTAGGCCTCCGGTGTCTCTTCCTCCTGAGACAAAGCTGCTCGTTACCATTTTTGGTGAGAAGGTCTTCGATTGCGTCGACTCCTCACTTTATCTGCCGCCTGACGTTGAAGGGACCGTGATAGACGTTCATGTGTTCGTAAGGCGTGGGGTGGAAGAGAACGATAGGTCGCTGCTAATCAAGCAAAGCGAAATAAGTAGCTTTGTGAAGGAAAGGGACTATGAAATCGACGTTGTGAGCGAGTACTTCCACGATGAGCTTAAAAAACTTCTTCGCAATGCGGGGGTAAAGGTCAAGGGGCACAGCGACCTTGATAGCTTTTTTGCTGAGGCATCTGACGACGCCCTATGGAACACCGGGCTTGCTGATGTGAAAGTTGCGGATAAAGTTAAGGATATGAGAGAAAGATTTGACTCCATTGTCGGCGAGGCGCATCGCAAGTTTGAGCAGAAAGTGGATAAGCTGAACTACGGCTACGATTTACCGCAGGGTGTGTTGACAATAGTCAAGGTGTTTGTGGCGGTTAAGCACAATTTGCAGCCCGGGGATAAGATGGCCGGTAGGCACGGGAATAAGGGTGTGATATCGAGAATCGTTCCCGCGGAAGATATGCCGCACTTAGAGGATGGAACTCCGGTGGACATTATCCTGAATTCTCTGGGTGTACCTTCCCGTATGAATATTGGGCAGATTCTGGAAACCCATCTAGGTTGGGCTGCTGTAAATCTGGGTAAGAAGATAGGCAGGATACTCGATGGAGGTGGGCCGTCCATGATTGCTGACCTGAGGGATTTTCTGGATAAGATTTACGATGGGCAGAAGTTAAAGGACGACGTAGCGTCAATGTCAGATGAGGCACTGCTGGTGTTTGCCAATAGGCTGAGAAAGGGGGTGCCCATGGCTGCTCCGGTGTTTGAGGGCCCGAAGGATGCGCAGATTTCCAAGTTGTTGGAGCTTGCCGAGGTTGATCCGTCTGGGCAGGTGGATCTTTACGACGGGCGTCTGGGTAAGAAGTTTGATCGCAAGATCACCGTTGGGTACATATACATGCTGAAGTTACACCACCTGGTTGATGACAAAATACACGCCAGATCTGTGGGCCCATATGGCTTGGTGACCCAGCAACCTCTGGGTGGTAAATCCCACTTTGGAGGGCAGAGGTTTGGTGAGATGGAATGTTGGGCATTGCAGGCCTATGGTGCAGCATATACCTTGCAAGAAATGCTTACAGTGAAATCTGATGACATTGTGGGTCGGGTAAAAATTTATGAGTCCATAATAAAGGGTGATAGCAACTTTGAGTGTGGCATTCCGGAGTCATTCAACGTTATGGTTAAGGAACTGCGCTCCCTGTGTCTCAATGTTGTGCTGAAGCAAGATAAAGAGTTTACTAGTGGCGAAGTGGAGTAG
- the rplL gene encoding 50S ribosomal protein L7/L12 encodes MSSVDLDSLVEQICGLDLCSAAALVEKIEDKLGFPKGGLLTAMPAAGGAAQGAEDSGGAEQTEFVVMFDGYAPEKKIAVIKAVRECTTLGLKEAKDFVEQEGSRELVEGKKYKKAEADEVKKKLEDAGATVSVK; translated from the coding sequence ATGAGTAGTGTTGATTTGGATTCTTTAGTTGAGCAGATTTGTGGCCTTGACTTGTGTAGCGCTGCCGCTCTGGTGGAGAAAATAGAGGATAAGCTTGGGTTTCCCAAGGGTGGATTGCTTACCGCCATGCCTGCTGCTGGGGGTGCAGCTCAAGGTGCGGAGGATTCCGGCGGTGCGGAGCAAACAGAGTTTGTTGTGATGTTTGATGGGTATGCACCGGAGAAGAAGATTGCTGTCATAAAAGCTGTGAGGGAGTGCACCACCCTGGGCCTGAAGGAAGCAAAGGACTTTGTTGAGCAAGAGGGCTCAAGAGAGCTGGTTGAGGGCAAGAAGTACAAAAAGGCCGAGGCTGACGAGGTGAAGAAGAAGCTTGAGGATGCTGGGGCAACAGTAAGCGTAAAGTGA
- the rplJ gene encoding 50S ribosomal protein L10 yields the protein MKRVNKERHLGKIEGVFTQFGSFVLANFRSMTAGDFAALRKELKAGGCGITVVKNSIAKIALKQVGKADGLEDKLREAVFIAYSEDIVTVSKIVNKFVRATAGKITFVCAYDGGQVLPADRVIFFASLPSLRELQVRIMGLIGYGVPMRLANCLRAIGGT from the coding sequence GTGAAGCGCGTCAATAAGGAAAGGCATCTAGGTAAGATAGAGGGTGTGTTTACGCAGTTTGGGAGTTTTGTGCTTGCGAATTTCCGCTCCATGACTGCTGGAGATTTTGCCGCTCTTAGGAAGGAGCTGAAGGCTGGGGGATGTGGCATTACTGTTGTGAAGAATAGCATTGCCAAGATTGCGTTAAAGCAGGTTGGAAAGGCGGACGGGCTAGAAGATAAGTTGCGCGAGGCCGTGTTTATAGCTTACTCCGAGGACATAGTCACGGTGTCTAAAATTGTGAACAAGTTTGTCAGGGCGACTGCCGGTAAGATTACCTTCGTGTGTGCGTATGATGGCGGGCAGGTGCTACCTGCGGACAGAGTGATATTTTTTGCTAGCTTACCGTCGTTACGGGAGTTGCAAGTCAGGATAATGGGTCTTATAGGCTATGGGGTTCCTATGAGGTTGGCTAATTGCCTCAGAGCTATCGGTGGGACGTAG
- the rplA gene encoding 50S ribosomal protein L1 yields MSGDGSSYSAEEGIRELLQSAKAKFRESVDVAIKLSVADSKSGESVRGAVVLPKGLGREVRVAVFAKGEHAKHASDAGADVVGDEELIEEIKKGRKLDVDWCIATPDFMPQISAIAKILGPRGLMPNPKFGTVTLELAKMVGVIKSGQVKFKSDRYGIVHVKIGDVSFTPEDLLENFNAVVVAVQNLKPATIKGSYVRGVFVNSTMGRSFRIAGIG; encoded by the coding sequence ATGTCTGGTGATGGTAGTTCCTACAGTGCCGAGGAGGGGATCCGTGAGCTTTTGCAGTCGGCTAAGGCAAAGTTCCGTGAATCTGTTGATGTTGCTATCAAGTTAAGCGTTGCTGACTCCAAATCTGGAGAATCAGTCCGTGGAGCGGTTGTTCTGCCAAAAGGCCTGGGTCGGGAGGTTAGAGTAGCGGTCTTTGCCAAAGGTGAGCATGCTAAACATGCCTCAGATGCGGGGGCGGATGTTGTAGGAGATGAAGAACTGATTGAGGAGATAAAGAAAGGGCGCAAGCTAGACGTGGACTGGTGTATCGCCACTCCCGATTTTATGCCGCAGATTTCTGCGATCGCGAAGATTCTGGGCCCTAGGGGCTTGATGCCCAATCCCAAGTTCGGTACCGTCACACTTGAACTTGCAAAGATGGTTGGCGTAATAAAGTCCGGGCAGGTGAAGTTTAAATCTGATAGGTACGGAATTGTGCACGTGAAGATTGGGGATGTAAGCTTTACTCCGGAAGATCTGCTGGAAAATTTTAACGCCGTGGTTGTTGCCGTGCAAAACCTGAAACCAGCCACTATTAAGGGGTCTTACGTTAGGGGAGTGTTCGTGAATTCTACCATGGGCAGATCTTTCAGAATAGCCGGCATCGGGTAG
- the rplK gene encoding 50S ribosomal protein L11 — protein sequence MSSAALLSRINLVIEAGKATPGPKIASVLGPRGIPMPKFCKEFNDATSAQGVPYEIGDLVTARISVYADNSYGFSVSDSPVSFLLRKAAGVVKGSSSPGKESCASVKMSEVVKIAERKMADMNADSVECAVKMVVGTAKSMGIVVEE from the coding sequence ATGAGCAGCGCTGCGTTGCTTTCAAGAATAAATTTGGTAATTGAAGCGGGAAAGGCCACGCCTGGTCCCAAAATCGCTTCCGTGCTCGGTCCGCGCGGTATTCCTATGCCAAAGTTTTGCAAAGAGTTTAATGATGCCACGAGTGCGCAGGGGGTTCCTTACGAGATAGGGGATCTGGTGACTGCCAGGATAAGTGTCTACGCTGACAATAGTTATGGTTTTTCTGTTAGTGATTCGCCTGTGTCGTTTCTGTTGAGGAAAGCTGCTGGGGTTGTTAAGGGGTCTTCCAGCCCAGGTAAGGAAAGCTGTGCGAGTGTTAAGATGTCTGAGGTTGTTAAGATCGCTGAGCGGAAGATGGCTGATATGAACGCTGATAGCGTTGAGTGTGCGGTTAAGATGGTAGTCGGAACCGCGAAATCCATGGGCATTGTTGTTGAGGAGTGA
- the nusG gene encoding transcription termination/antitermination protein NusG, producing the protein MQHDDSGHEWYIVQVSSGSEEKVAQMILERSQQLGMSGVFSEVFIPYEEVTRIKYNKKVAMRRKLSPGYVFLHMKLSDDAINFVRRVPKVSNFLLDDAGVPKVIPSSEMETMRSSMCQAVSSGTSSEVCSFEVGDEVVINDGLFQDFNGRVEYVNEDKKVAGISVMIFGRLTKIEFKLSSIQKVEE; encoded by the coding sequence ATGCAGCATGATGATAGTGGGCACGAGTGGTACATAGTTCAGGTGTCTTCTGGGAGCGAGGAAAAGGTTGCCCAGATGATTCTTGAGAGGTCGCAGCAGCTTGGTATGTCTGGTGTTTTTAGTGAGGTCTTTATCCCGTACGAGGAGGTTACCAGGATAAAGTACAACAAGAAGGTCGCGATGCGCAGGAAGCTGTCCCCGGGATACGTGTTTTTGCACATGAAGCTCAGTGATGATGCTATAAATTTTGTGCGCAGGGTCCCCAAGGTGTCAAATTTCCTCTTAGACGATGCGGGCGTGCCTAAGGTCATACCGTCATCCGAGATGGAGACGATGCGTAGCAGTATGTGCCAGGCTGTTTCTAGTGGCACTAGCTCGGAAGTCTGCAGTTTCGAGGTGGGTGATGAGGTAGTAATAAATGATGGATTGTTCCAGGACTTTAATGGCAGGGTAGAGTACGTCAATGAGGACAAAAAAGTCGCGGGGATAAGCGTAATGATATTTGGCAGGCTTACCAAGATCGAATTCAAATTGAGCAGTATACAAAAGGTGGAGGAATAG